CTGGAGGCCCTTTTTGAAGGGTGTTCGTCGCTTCGTTCCTGAGCTGCAACGACTGTAAACGCTACAGAAAGCGCCACCTGAACGACGTTCCCGGAAACCATAAGTGTCCTGGAAACTTTTTAAAAACACTGTACATATTTTAAATTCACTTATAATCACTATGGACTCACTATCAGCGGATATGCTGGAAGGCGAATAAACACTGCACGACGTTCTAGGAAGTGCAAAGTGTTTGAGACAAGCAGTTGGAACAATTAAACCACAAGCAGCGTTTAAGGAAGCGACGAGAGCTAAACAGGATGCTTGATTTGCATAATCCTCCATGGGTCGATTTTCCACTCATGTACCATTAAAGTAATAGTTGgcgctggtttagctctggttaatcctggagtgacgcgatagctacagctggccgagcggaacttggtcacgtgaccaaccacgtgatcagccacggcaccgcgccgccggcagctgctctgcaccacatgaccaaccacgtagaagcgtggcggcgccgccacgctgaaggctgggaATGCTACCgtataatgtagctatcgctacaaaaaacaagtTGGCTTGTGCGACCATCCCTGCCTCTCCTTGCTTTCCCGTCCAAAGAGCGTGGCGTACTCACTGATGACCTCGTCGAAGCACACAGGCGCCTCTTCCGGCCGCGCAACGACTGCGAGCGATAACAACAGAACAGCCGCGTTCACCGTCATGTTCCGACTCCCGTCTGCTTTGCTGCTTGAACTGCTTCGCTCACAGACGAGCTCTTCTGCGGCCGCGGCGATGTCCCACGTGACGTCGCTGTATTCTAAGGCATTTTCCTGTCATCGAAGACGGGCCTGACCTAAAGTCGGAACCATGGTTTCCGTGCACAAAGCTTCGATCTTGTTAAGAAAGGCTCTATTGCACTGTTTACTTCGAAAGGGCGAGTTCTGAAAGGGAGCCTTCGAAGCGAGCGGGAATCGCGCATGCTTGGAAGACCGTGCAACGCTTGAATGCTCTGTCTTGAACGCAGCTCAAGCGTCGATTGCTGGGATTCATTGATAAAGGTCTCTTTGGAAGCGAGAACGGAGAGGCTCTCAAATGACGCAAGGTGAGGTTATGGTAGGCCGCGCTGCTTTTATTTGAATAGCGGGGCTGTATTCATCGAGCGCTTCGATTAACGGTTTGTACCCCATCGTGCTGGGCGCGTACGAGTAAGCATTCGAGCCTATACGAAATGTGCATGCTTGCGTGCGCGTTTGCGTGTGGAATATATAATGTATACTTATACGTGacgagaaagaaataaaatattcaCTGAGCCACGGCGCGCGGTAGGAAGATATGTCGTcccgaaaaaaagaaatgaaaatagaaaattgtttttttttcgggggggggggggggggtgaggaaatggcgcagtaacttcctcacatatctcggtggacacccaaatcacgccgtaagggaagggataaatgaaggagcctgtgaaagaagaaggaaataaataggtgccgtagtggagggctccggaataatttcgaccacgtggggatctttaacgtgcactgacgtcgcacagcacacgggtgcgcTTCGCGTacaccgaaatgcggccgctacggccgggttcgagcccaggaactctggctcagtagccgagcgctctaactactCAGACACCGTGGCGGGTAAATGAAAATTGATAAATTCGAAGGTATACCCTAGAAAAAAAGAGATAGAAAAGTGTGATTTTGACAGTACACGGCGTAGTTTTCTGTTTGCTGCCATGCCGGAGTGGCCTTAAATCCGGTGCATATTTGTACATCATGCATATAATCGATTTTGCCTGCCTGCAGAGAGACAGAAGGACAGGCATACAGGCAGACAGACGCACAGACAGACTGGGACAAGCAGAAAGTGGACAATGGAGGGAAAACTTCAGGGCGGCTTGGCAACATTTCTActagaggacttgtcttcgtctgggcaaggcgttcatcattggcggggttgaAATAGGGtcttcactccgaggaggaaggcccggtgagggggGAGGAGGTTGTGAAGCGGTAATGGCGTCAGGATGGGGAGGTTGAATATTGTCCAGGCATGACGGCTGCTGAAGttgattaaccggttgacctgcaaaaagGCCACCACAGAAGAAAGGAATCCGGGGGTGTGGAGAGAGAGAGTGGGCGTGGGCTTGAAAGGATGTATGCCCAGCTgggacaggtggcttggtatgacaTGGCGGCGTTAGTCAACGCAGCCAGTCACACCAAGCCACCTGTCGCAGCCACCTGTTTCCAATTCATTTATTCCTAATTTTTTCTGAATTCACCTATTGGTTAAAAAATCAATAAATTAATTGGAAAAAGTATCACTGCCAAATACGGCCTTCGCTGTCCTTTgcgacagcccccccccccccttccttgttttttttttcgctacagaAACACCCGAACACTCCGCAAAGACTTCACGAGAACGGCTCGCGAAGTACCCATGATGTGAGAAGACGATGATTCACTCCCTTTTCTGTTTCACTGTTACACATGCTGCAGAAATCGCCGTGTTTTCGGGGAATTATGTATTCTGTTGACATTGAACAAATGTAACCAGTGATGACACGAAATGGGCGAAACGATTCGAGACGTGCAGGTTTATTTCTCACAtacgtcaaaaaaagaaaaaaaggtttaagtttttttttctcttcacggtCTGTTTGTACTGCAGTGAGTTTCTCGATGAAATGGCCGACAAGAGCTTTGTTTCTTTTGGCCTCGCCTTCTTAGGCGTTGGTCTTTAAACCTGGACTTTGCTGGAAAATCGAAGGAGCTGCGAAAAATTTTCACTCCTGTGAGTCGACGAGCTTGCTTTCTATGTAGCTGCGCATCTTCTTCATTGGGCGAATAAAGATTTCCATGATTTCTATTTTGTTTGGCATGGGTCTGGGaaggcaaataaaaaataaatgattAATTTAATGCATGTGAGAGAGGAGAGACAGCAAAAGTTAAGTCCAAGTGCGAGTACGGAGGCAGGCACAACCATATCCTCCACCGTCTTTACCTTTGCCTCGCATGGCAAATCGGGTACTATATACAGGGTGGGCGGAGGCAACCGTTAAAAGGCAAGTGCTAACTGCCAAACGGCTGTAGGACACTGAAGATCAACTGTGACCACAAGGAGGTTTCCCTCTGAATTCTTACAGGTTCCTGCTAGTATAACTCAGTGTTAAGGCGATCGCGAGCAATCAACAACATGCATTCATGCACGCTCCAGCTTATAATGATGCGTCgtctgtcataaaattcgcccattggctggcaGGAATTGGCGCAACCAGATCGGAGCAttaccattggctggaaggaagtgacgCCACCAGACTGCAGCGCTCCCACTGGCTGCAGAGGCGTGACGTCACCAGGCAAGAagcgacgtcacttccggtaaaggaaTAACCAGCTGCTGATGCCATCGCATTGTCTacacataatggaattaggtgCCCCTGTGAATTTTATCAATGTGCGACCGGAGGTTCGTGAGGCAGATATTTGTTCGATTCGGTCTAATTTGTAATAATTCATTCCTCACTGCGGCTGGATATTTAGTTCGTGAAGTTCGTACATTGCACGTTTAGTCTTGCAATGTGCCTTTTCGACGACCAAAGTCGTTCTCGGAGGCAAATGGCCATCATTAGATGAGAAAAGGCTAAAAACCGCCTAGCGCGCAATGAAGAGACGCCATGGAAGAGACGCAAAGAAGTGTTGATATACAAACCCGCCCGGCTGCTCCACCATAGAGTCAATGGGGCCCTCAACAGTTCCAgcgcatttctgaaaaaaaaaaaacaggacgttGAGAGCGTAAACGCAAAGGATTAGAGGCAGCGAAGCTGCTTATTTCCTTTATCAAACCATTCACTTTAAATTCGTTCAGTGTAACTAAAAATTGGTTCTAGTTGTACTAAAGCCAAAGCAAGGCCCCTCATAATCTCGCTGTGATAAGTGAAGTCGCCACGCAGCTCTGCCGGCTCACAACGAAACTACTTTGCTAACGTGCTAACATTAAAATTCTGAGTATCCGctttaatttgtttttttggTTCTTGCTACGCAAGTCGATTATCTGCCCTAGTTTTTTTTTAGAGATATTGAGCTTTTCTGCGCTTCCATTCATAACTAGGCTCTGTGTTCAAGGTGcacagctttctttttctttctcactGGGCAGCATCTTAAGTTAAACGCCTTCATAGATCTCCAGGCGCATATTTAGTTTATCCGCTCGTAGCAGCACCTCTCCTATTCTATGTGGAACAGATTAACATTCTAAACAAAAAACCCCTCAATATATACATTTTTTAGAACTGTGCAAAGATTCTTCATTCTACACTATTCTTTTTTTCAGAGAAACTATAGCGGAGGCGTCGCCGTTACAAAGTGTGTCAAGCCGCACTCGACGAGCAGAAGTCAGATCCGACCGCGTGAGTTTATAGCGTGCTGTCTCGAAAGCAGAGCTTGAGTCCAGCATGAAATATTTTGCAGCGTTTTACCGGTCTTGGCATCGACAACATAGATTCTTATCATATCTGAATTCATTCTGCGCTGCCTTCTtatcgtgaaaaaaaaatagaattgtaaacttttttttttcggaatggaGGTAGCTCTCGCAAAAGCTTAGGTAATAGCGAGAAGTTCGACTGATTGATGCCCTACCTTGAGGTCTTCCATAAAGTCGATGAGATCCTGACGCTCCTTAACGTTGTGGAACTCTTTCAGAAACTGGAAGCAACCGAGTTCGAGTCAGTGCAGCTAACTGCGTTCGCAAGCTtccgaacaaaacaaaacaaaaacgagagTGACCACAGTTAACAGAGTGGACTGGGATACAAAATAAACGAATATCCCGAGGCAGGCCTAAAGATTTTTGACAGTGCAGAGTTGTCCCACTTGCAGCACAGTTGAAGCATGTGTCTCTTACAGGTCCCATTAAACTGCTCATTTTAAGCAGGAATTTGGGACCAGCACgtctagttcccttggctgccatcACTTGGCGCATGACTTTGAGCATTCAAAAATACCACGCTGACGTCATCTGTGACGAAAGAGAGAATGAccgagtggctgcagaacagaacgtgataggGCGCTAGGCTTAGCGGCTCTGGCTGTATACGCTGTCCCGAATTCCTTGCAATTACAGCCCACATGGTAAATATGACATCGCGATCACGTTTATTTTTTTagaatcagcaaaaaaaaaagaaactcacgATTTCCTTGTCTTCCAGATTGTCATACTGGCACAAGAGGAGATCTGTCAGCTGTGAAGTAGCGAGGTAAAAGTCAGTATGGGCAGGGAGAAAATGCTAACAGATGCAGACTTTTTGAGCGTGCATTTTTGTGCCGAAACTCTATTCAGACGATACTCATCGCACCGGGACAAGGGACCTTATTCATGCCTGTAATTAAAATGTTCGTGTAACTAAACCCATTTGCAATGccttggccctgagagtaaattaaataaataaatattggctGCCTTTAGCTTCCCAAAGTACTCCACTCACTACAGAAGTATAAAACTCTAAAAGGCTTAGTGAGATGCGTGAATATATGCATTATTCGTTTTATGCTATCACTGTTCCGTAAGGTTTGTCTTGTGAACCGTAGCGTTTTAATGAGCGATGAAATCGGAACATGTGCTTTTAATTTCCCCTTTCTGGAGACCATATCACGTTTAGATAAAGTCCCCGCCAATAGCGGCGAAGTTCTGTTACCAGTGCACAGGCCTTTGCATGCTATCTTAAGGGCGCCTATTAACGTCAGCAATGACCTCGTGACCCAGTCGTTGGACAAGCGTGTATTGGCGCTCGAGATGCTAACACCATTTTCAACGCGGGCTGCAAGGTCACAGGAATTAAGTTTTGATCCTCGCGTGTTGGCGGCCTTACGCCCTGCACGTGGTCGCCACGTGGCTGGTGGCTATGCCTAGCTACGTGGCTGGAATCCCAGGTGGCTACGCCTAACTACGTGGCTGGGATCCCAGCCACGTAGTTAGGCGTAGCCACCAGCCACGTAACGGCATATGTCATGTCTCCAGACATGACATATGCCCTTTCGCGGGCTGAGCGCAAGTAATAGTCATATAGAGTACGTGAATGCTCATATGACCTGCTTGATCTTTCGTTTGGATCCAACATCACATCCTAAAGCAGATGCAGCCCTGCAGGCAAAGCGTGCTTAACAGTCTTCACAGAATAATGCTATTCCATTTTTATTTTCTGGCCATTCATCACTGACCCAAACGAGGCCACTACGGCTCTTCTCTCATGTGGATCTAACAGAGAAAAAAACCGTTGCGCTATAGGCATCGGTCCTTGCTCTATTACTATCGCCAGCACAGCTTCGTTGCGAGCCGCGCTTGCGGTTTGCGTTGCTTCAGGAAACCAGGACAGGGGGGCACTCACAAGGTTGGCATCCACACAGGTGTCCCACATCTGCTGGGCGAAGGTGTACATGGCGTAGCAGCCTATTGTCACTAAGACGTCCTTCTTGGACATGTTGCCGAACGCCTGCtccgaagagagaaaaaaaaatggctggggttcaacgtgaCTTGAACCcatagttatacgagcgaaagctctgttaagcatggtatCCACTGTCACAAATCAAATttcaaggtcaagggtcaaggtTAGgtgcccaatggtcatagtcatatgatcacgggGTCATGCTATTATAGCTTGGGCCATGCCACCACGCATTTAAGTTCGGTTTGAGCTTGTGAGGCATTGATTTTCGtcagcctctacgtttctgccccgtaggtgagtaccggtaagatatagctgttgtatacttttctcttgagggatactggtaaactgccattcatgatctgagagaaactgCCATAGGCGCTCCAACCcactcttatccttctagttatttccctctcatgatccgggtcaGCTTTCACTatatgccctaagtagacgtattccctcaccacttccagcacctcgctacaaactgtgaactgctgttcccttgagaGACGAATCGTTTACCCCTGTTTGAATTTAAAATGGCG
This region of Amblyomma americanum isolate KBUSLIRL-KWMA chromosome 5, ASM5285725v1, whole genome shotgun sequence genomic DNA includes:
- the LOC144135493 gene encoding uncharacterized protein LOC144135493, which codes for MTAIRVAILGLLLAGCVSEALHKDLKSYMNESNKGTEPENRSPSRQRACLLADGPQNAKDCEAFVKRWVNKTEEENRKMNPKVDHEAFGNMSKKDVLVTIGCYAMYTFAQQMWDTCVDANLLTDLLLCQYDNLEDKEIFLKEFHNVKERQDLIDFMEDLKKCAGTVEGPIDSMVEQPGGPMPNKIEIMEIFIRPMKKMRSYIESKLVDSQE